A genomic segment from Ramlibacter agri encodes:
- a CDS encoding MAC/perforin domain-containing protein has product MPDIAALKHARHELGLPEIPSLVPGHAVLGKGFNIFGRYNAASAKATLFDMTQPALRVWRSPQSGMLYLLPQNVDDPVELGVQSGESTTFNSKSSVSQYFSAQANVSGKYGMFSAEFDAAFSSVGQQIADYYLGLVCVRSKNYKLRLLDASIDKLAPWVLDDADFKGLPTEYKPADKENVRAFFAFFNKFGTHFVNEVDMGGRLDYYTAIDKTYSKSETDFKAKLKLEAKAVFFAAKAEAGVAWNQLGEDWASKRIVRISATGSNTILEALVPGFNDNFHWIYNQWLVDLRFMPMPVDFSLVPIHSLFSGAQAQALKEATEAYAGNNLTLYTPDDYDVYKRSSGFANLNDKPLSLAPSLGSPGVRALVLDRATLAVKLDKAYRITEHSIDPETLKEYAAVVADLDPYQGNRDVIVAILIWWVSGVQLYPSVPLANLLKNLGAGDAMDTWWSLKHTSSALGLVSYGIVGTYGGSAPALEAFAMHDNTATRGLLLEAFLKPEYSGGVFRYVPS; this is encoded by the coding sequence ATGCCGGACATCGCAGCCTTGAAGCACGCACGCCACGAACTGGGCCTGCCTGAAATTCCCAGCCTCGTGCCCGGGCACGCCGTCCTCGGCAAGGGCTTCAACATCTTCGGCCGCTACAACGCCGCCTCCGCCAAGGCCACCCTGTTCGACATGACCCAGCCGGCGCTGCGCGTGTGGCGCTCGCCGCAATCGGGCATGCTCTACCTCCTGCCGCAGAACGTCGACGACCCGGTGGAACTCGGCGTGCAGAGCGGCGAATCGACGACGTTCAACTCCAAGTCCAGCGTCAGCCAGTACTTCAGCGCGCAGGCGAACGTGTCCGGCAAGTACGGCATGTTCAGCGCGGAGTTCGACGCCGCCTTCTCCAGCGTCGGCCAGCAGATCGCCGACTACTACCTGGGCCTGGTCTGCGTGCGCAGCAAGAACTACAAGCTGCGGCTGCTGGACGCCTCCATCGACAAGCTGGCGCCGTGGGTGCTGGACGACGCGGACTTCAAGGGCCTGCCCACCGAGTACAAGCCGGCCGACAAGGAAAACGTCCGCGCCTTCTTCGCCTTCTTCAACAAGTTCGGCACGCACTTCGTGAACGAGGTGGACATGGGCGGGCGGCTGGACTACTACACGGCGATCGACAAGACGTACAGCAAGTCCGAAACCGACTTCAAGGCCAAGCTCAAGCTGGAAGCCAAGGCGGTGTTCTTCGCGGCGAAGGCGGAGGCCGGCGTCGCCTGGAACCAGCTGGGCGAGGACTGGGCGTCCAAGCGCATCGTCCGCATCAGCGCCACCGGCTCCAACACCATCCTCGAGGCGCTGGTCCCCGGCTTCAACGACAACTTCCACTGGATCTACAACCAATGGCTGGTCGACCTGCGCTTCATGCCGATGCCGGTGGACTTCTCGCTGGTCCCGATCCATTCGCTGTTCTCGGGCGCCCAGGCCCAGGCCTTGAAGGAGGCCACCGAGGCCTATGCGGGCAACAACCTGACGCTGTACACGCCGGACGACTATGACGTCTACAAGCGCTCCTCGGGCTTCGCCAACCTGAACGACAAGCCGCTGTCACTGGCGCCCAGCCTGGGCTCGCCCGGCGTGCGCGCGCTGGTGCTGGACCGCGCGACGCTGGCCGTGAAACTGGACAAGGCGTACCGGATCACGGAGCACTCGATCGACCCGGAGACGCTGAAGGAGTACGCCGCCGTCGTGGCGGACCTCGACCCCTACCAAGGCAACCGCGACGTCATCGTGGCGATCCTGATCTGGTGGGTGTCCGGCGTGCAGCTCTATCCGAGCGTGCCGCTCGCCAACCTGCTGAAGAACCTTGGCGCGGGCGACGCCATGGACACCTGGTGGAGCCTGAAGCATACCTCCTCGGCCCTGGGCCTGGTCTCCTACGGCATCGTCGGCACCTACGGCGGCAGCGCGCCGGCGCTGGAGGCCTTCGCGATGCACGACAACACCGCCACGCGCGGGCTGCTGCTGGAGGCTTTCCTGAAGCCGGAGTACTCGGGCGGGGTGTTCCGCTACGTTCCGTCCTGA